A window of Glycine soja cultivar W05 chromosome 2, ASM419377v2, whole genome shotgun sequence genomic DNA:
GAACTTGTGACCTCCTCATCCCTTCTTTCACTACtacatcaattttatatttttcccctTAGTCAAGATGTAAGAAGATGCCCTAGTTTTACACTAGTGATCTATAAGTGTTATGGAGGGGGGAGTCACTCCGATGTTGAGTTTATTTCAATGGGTTTTGGAATGATCCAATCAAGCCATAGTGTGGGTGGGTACAAaagcaattttaaaatttaaacttcaaattagagtttttttaacaattttttaaaattttaaagttgtttgacaatttttttcaatttctttttaacttaataaatatTAGTGATGTCCCGAGAAAGAGGAAATGGGAGGAGAGAATGGAGagacaagaagaaaagaaagagtggGATCAGGGAGGGAGAGAAGTCAGCTATTTTTTAAGTTCcttcacttaatttttttccaaaatttgcttttctttttatatatatattaagcttcttattttttaattctttttcaaatccttagctttttttaaaaaaataataatcaaacaaTAATTTAGTGCTACAAAAAAGGTAAGCAACCCATATTTGGTTTGTTCTTGTACATGTCACATGGCCATTTAGATTTTGAGGCCTACTTGGGAATATTAGCAACCCATAATAGGTTGGGTAGAGTAGGGACGTgaaaagaaaactttttttCCTTAGGAAATTCTTTGAACGTCCTATATTGGTCAACACAGCTCATCTTTTCTCTATCTTTTCCCCCGTAATTCACGAAATCAGGACACACAAATTAATTAACGGCATATATGTGTCGGGGTGAATACATCATGATGTCTAGCCTCCTCCACATTTGatgatttgattaattattaattttggttttgctcATGTTTATTTCATCTAATTAACTCcactttaatcatatttttgttgaaaTCAAGTGGGACATATAGAACACCTTTGTGCAGTTAAGTTGGGTAAACTAAGTGGGACATATTAAAAGCATTAGAGTTTTTCCTTAATCAGCAAAGGCAACATGAAGTGGGACATATCTGAAAATTCTAGCCACATTCCATTATTCACTCTTTgtaaatgaaaatgatagatatGAGCAAACTTCAGTGAAGTCCAAGACATGAGCGAAATCAAAATTCTCCTACTTATAGATACATGATGTtgttttgttaacttttaacttcaaagttatatatatatatatatatatatatatatatatatatatatatatatatatatatattatgtacttttatttttcttgtgggTTTTCTGCGTAATTAATGTGATTCTGATATTGTCTTGTTATGAAGCATGAAGGAAATACTTGAAAGGCATCATTTGCACTCAAAGAACCTAGCAAGGATGGAACAACCATCTCTCGAGTTGCAGGTTGGTATAGTACTTGCATTCGGTACTATTGAATTGTTTTTCGTTACATcagagtttttttattaataaataaatttataattgtacAATAGATctataaaaacaatattaaaataaatttattaaaaactaaagtcatatactttttttagtaTATAAACTAATAGTAAAGGTGTAACTTGAGCTGTGGCttttgtaaatgaaatgaaGTTACTATACTCCATATTGCAATCTGCGTTCAAAAATAGTAAGaagtaaaattcaaatttaatgtcaatcattaatttcttaaatgttTACTGCAGCTAGTTGAAAACAGCAATTGCTCTAGATTGAGCAAGGAAGTGGCTGAAAAGAGCCATCAACTAAGGTACAAGTCTCACGAATTTCATATAACTGATTTAGTTTGTTTGTTGAAATGTAAAGTGTcataacaatgaaaaaaaatacaggcAGCTGAGAGGAGAGGATCTTCAAGGCTTAAACATAGAAGAATTGCAACAATTGGAGAGGTCTCTTGAAACTGGATTGGGCCGTGTAATAGAAAAGAAGGTCTTCAATAATTGTATTTTCTGTAGTGTCCGCCATAGCATAATTTACCTCATGACTTTCTATGATGAAAATCTTTTTGCTTTTCAGGGTGAGAAGATTATGAGTGAGATCACTGATCTCCAAAGAAAGGTTAGAAACTAGACATTCTGTTATCATTAATTTGAAGATTCACCAATTAATGGTGATACGTTAGTACTATATATTAATTCTTCCATTGGTCCTGGATTCCTGAATGACTTGAAACACCTATCTCGTATTTTATGAAAGCAATTCATGAAATCATTAGattgtcaattaatcaattattatcGATCTCTCTATATATGCATGTCTTgttaagttttattttctttcctataAACTAACAAGCTCGAACTGAACCTGCAGGGGATGCTATTGATGGAAGAGAACGAGCGACTTAAACGTCACGTAtgatatactttttattttccactcttaatttttttttttgggtgtgtgcatatttttttcttcaagcaAATTTGTCCCTGAATATGATTTATCTATTATGCAATTAATTATGAGagcatataatataaaattaagctgtatatataatatgtatgtgTTGCACGTACGAAAGGTGGCGGGCATAATTAATGGCCAAAGGCATGGTGGTGCCGAATCTGAGAACTTTGTTATGGATGAAGGTCAGTCTTCAGAGTCTGTTACGTACGTTTGCAATTCCACTGGACCCCCCCAAGACTTTGAAAGCTCAGATACTTCCCTCAAATTGGGGTGAGTCTTCATTCACTTTACCACAAAATAAACTATAGTCGAATTTGTTCTACATTCTGGCATATCAGTGCAGTGCACTAAAGATATTAATAAtgtagtgtatgttctgttatttacccaaaaaaaaagtgtatgttttgttaGCAAACACGTGAACTTCtctcttgttttatttttattttttgtaaaagagGAGAATGATTTAAGCACCAACGTTTATAATGTTAATCAATCATAGAATTATCATGCATGTATGATTatgttgttgatttttataattaattatttttgacaAGATTTATGATTAGTTgatgatatataaaattattttatgtatactgacaataaattttaaagtctTGTTAAAACGAGTTGAAAAACTTCTTTTTGTGAACTCAATGAAATTGCCAGTGACAAATCTGTTTTGTTGGTTACTTGCAGGCTACCTTATTACATATGCTTATTTATCTTAACTTTActtaatttatgttttgattACTTGTAGGCTACCATACTCCGGCTGATGAGAAAGTGTGTGGGGCGATAAAATTAACCCAGGCAAAAATTCACAAGATTATGATCTAATTTTCATTAATGATTATGTCTCTGGTATGTCCCCTTGGTGTGTAGAGTTAGTATTATATATTAGTAAATTGTAAGGACTTATGTTATGGGGTACTCTAATGTCATTCggaattaattgtttttaaaattaaaagaaacaaattcctagtaatgtttttaataattggattttttttgccAATGTAATCCTTGCATCTCTGCCTTACACGAGTAAAAGTATTTTAGGCTttagatgattttttattagtatttatagaaaataaaatataacataatgaaCTAGATTCTtttcacaaattaaaattaatgtatgTATTTCAGTTTTTAGAGATGAATAAAATTCTTtataaatgttaaaatgaataagtttattttaattttaaaaatattaatttatttatcttttaagtatttatatagaaaatttatataaataagatgTTCACCAAATTGTGGGTGAAGTGCATAAATTAATGTGTTAAAAGTGAACGAACTCGAGCTCCCTTGATCCTCTAGAAACATGACTTGAATCAATGATCTTCAATAAAATGTCTTTCTTTATGGTCTTCTCTATCAAGCCAACGAAGTTGAATGCTCTCTTTTGATTCATTAAGTACTAGTAAATGATATAAGCTTTAAAATCTTCCCTTATGAAGCTGTTTGAGAAGTGACATGgttgaaaattttcattcatataCAAGACAATGGCGAAAGTGATCCAAAATCTCATGAGGATTGGACCATAACCAAGTTACACCATATATATCAACAAATGGCGAAAGTGATCCAAAATTTCTTGTGTGTATGTGAGTAATTTCAACAAATGGTCAACTATTTCCTTGGTATCGATGCTTCTCTCAGTTTTATTCATGGtgaacaacttttttttattgaatctaAAACTGATAGTGACTTCTCATATATATCAGGATGATAAGCAGCATATATCAgagctttttttattattattaaaatttacacACTTGTTTCATTTCCTATCACATTGTCTTCTCAGTATGAAAACAACAGTTTATTTCTGATTAGAAAATGAGTACACAATTAACTTCATTGGCCATGCATTGGCCAATTTTACGTCCCTTTATTCAATCAATAGCGTTAGTTGGAGGGCCTAAAAGGCTAGAaccattgaagtcttgaatcccATACTTTTTTTATGTGGACTCAAATATCGTATCTTGCAATTAGATCTTAACAGTGAAATTGCATTAAAGGCTGAAAATTAacacttttgtttcttttaagataaaaaatgtttataaatcTAAtccttttaatataaatttagttttttataaagaattaaattgatcgatatttttattcttaaataaaaaataaataaaatggttTTATCGAATTTTTTTGGCACAAATAGATCAACATTTAAGTCTTCTAACCAAagtttagatttgatctcagtTTGCGCATAAAGTTTagatatacattttattttaaaatggacCGATTTAGTGGAAAATAATTACCAGATTAATGGTTATTTTCTCTTGAATGTGTAGAGCGTTcccaaaagatgaaaatttaaattttagtccctgaaagtgaaaaaatatatcaaactcATTCATCCATTACCTTTAATGAAAGAGCCTACATGCATGGAGGGATAAAATGTCACAAATAATTGTAAACATGATTGGTGAATAGATTGGACCAATGTCACTAAGTTATTATTAGATCAAGATGTCAATAATTTTCCATTGGATCAAAatatcagtatttttttttatcaaaatgttaATAAGTTTTCATTAGATCAAAATGTTAGTACATTTTCATTAAACTAATCTCTCGGACcccaaattttgtttcatttaaggataaaatataatttaatcttcatctttccctttttttttatcattgcaatcataacattataataaatacttaaaaaatagagAAGCAAACATAAGTTAGAAGAAATctaataataagcataatattgattaataagtaTAACTTGTCTCTTGTTATGAATTTTCTAATGTCATAGTACTTTATCCAAAATATGAGATTTAAACAAAAATGCACAACCATTAACTTAATCCTTACAAAAAATGAGAGTCAACCTGATTTTGTCACTACTTAATACTGTCAcaatagaaattttttaaaataaacattctaCCGAAGTGCAAAAATAAACACTCTAACAGTGTACCAATCATCacaaatttatccaaattataataattagtcataaTCTACTATAAACAAAAGACAAACATATCTCAATTTCACTTATTCGAATCTTGGCGAATGGCGACGGGGCAACCCTGGTGTGGGTATAAAACTCATGAAATTGGTTCGTCCTATGAGATGGTACATCTGCGAATATAATTCGAATTGGTGCTGAATGCCTAACTGAATGTGGTCTAAACATAGTTGACAATGGCGGAGGTATGAATCTTATTTCCTACAACAATTATAAATAGTGACCAGTTATGCATAACACaatttaacaataattaatCAGTTATATGTAAAAGTCACGTACAACACCAAAAGTTGGAACACTTCGAATGGTAGTTGGAATTGGAGCTCGACCACTTTCAACATTAGGAGTTGGAGTACTTTCAAAATTAACTAGAGGTTGTTCAACATGTGAAACAGATTGAAAGTAGTTAATTTCATCTTACAAATATGTAACATCTAACAAAAATAACTTGTAAGCAACAATAaagataattaatcaaattttaaaaaatatgttattggtGTTGTTATGATTGCATTTGAGTTACAATGTTTGTTAAAGTAATTATGcgtattattatgtttgttctaacttaagttagtttctctatttttttaagtgtttattgtaatgttatgtttacaacgttaaaaaagaaaaaaaataaagatcaaattatattttacccttaaatgaaacaaaatttgagGTTTGACAAACTAGTCCagtgaaaatgtttttaaattttggttcaatgaaaaattattaacattttagTCAAATGGTAATTTAATGACATTTTTGTCAAATGAAAACGTACtaatattttggtaaaaaaaaattactgataTTTTGGTTCAATGATAATTTactaatattttgtattttggtCCAATCTATTCAATAGTCATGTTGACATATAAATGAATTTGTTATACTTTTTTCACTCGgatattgaaatttgaattttatattttagtgacaaatttgttaaagttgtatatatttaaagataaaaataattatttatccatAATTAATTGGATGTGAATACATCTggtaaaagaaacaaataaattggTATTTATGGGCTGGGCTGCTATGATCTTTTTAGGACTAGCATTTGCACCAAATGTGAGTCACGCAGCTCTTCACTTTGAAGACTGAAGACGGTGGCGTTTAGGGTTTCGGAAGAGCATGCAATTGAACCCAAATGGCGACGGCTGAAGATGCTCCAGTGCTCCCTGAGGACCTCATAGTGGAAATTCTGTCATGGGTTGAAGTGAAGAATCTCATGCGATTCAGGTGCGTTTCCAAGTCCTGGAATTCCCTCATCTTCAATCCCACATTCATTAAATTGCACCTTCAAAGGTCCTCCCAAAACATCCACATCCTGTTAACATTTGACCAAGATTCATCGAACCCCTACCCGTACCATGATGATAACTACATCTCCGTCGTTGCCGCACCCTGCTCTATACAGCGTTTACTTGAGAACCCATCATCCactatttataatatagttCATTTTCTCGAGGCTCAGTCAACATCATCATCGTCCACTAtttattttgatgtttgttACCGATTTAAGCACACTTATTTGTTCTTGGGTGTATGCAATGGGTTGGTTTGCTTGCTTGATTGTTTGTATGAGGATGAATTTGAGGAATACTGGGTCCGATTTTGGAACCCGGCCACTAGGGCCATGTCCGCAGATTCGCCCCACTTGCGTGTCCATTCGAGCAATTATAAACTTGGAGACATTGCTGTGAAGCATGCGTTTGGGTACGATGATTCGAGTGACACTTACAAGGTGTTGGCGATCCTTTTTAACGTTAAATCACAAGATTGGGAGCTGAGAGTTCACTGCATGGGTGATGACACTGGTTGGAGAAATGTTTTGACTTGTTCTGCTTTTCCCATTTTGCAACAAGTTTATGGGCAGTTTGTGAGTGGCACTCTTAACTGGCTAGCACTTGACAATTCGTCGGGTTCTGATCATTATCAATGGGAAACTGTCACTGTCGATCAGTTAGTCATTTTTTCCTATGATCTGAAGAACGAGACATACAGTTATTTGTCGATGCCTGATGGTCTTTCTGAAATCTCTCTTGACGAGCCTTATCTTGGGGTTTTGAATGGCTGCCTTTGTCTTTCTCATGATCACAGGCGAACCAATCTTGTTGTTTGGCTAATGAGAGAGTTTGGAGCTGAAAAGTCTTGGACTCAGTTGCTGAATGTAAGCTATCATCATCTTCAAGTTCTAGATTTTCCACCTTGTCCAGTGGTACCTTTGTGCAAGTCTGAAAATGACGATGTCCTGTTGCTGGAAGACTATGGAGGTGGTGCAGAATTTGTTCTGGTTGATAAGAGAGATAATAGTATAGACCGCATGGAAGGTTTCAACAATGGATTATCGTCTTTCTCTGCATTTGTCTCTCATGATTATGTTCAAAGTTTGGTTTTGCCATATCGAAATTAAGCTACCTGCATTTGCTTATATTATGTAAGTGGTTTCAGAACCGTGGCATTTAACATTTGGACAGGAGAGATAGCTTGAATAATTTTGGTGGTTccttagtttaattattttgttgaatgATTCTATATTGGCTATTGCTTATGGTTGAATTTCTTTTGActgaataatttatatttataattgttaGCTACTGCAATATCTTCCAAAAAGGAAGTTGATTCTCTCCGTAGTATTTTATTCTTGGGTtggttttaaaatgttttaaacaaaatacagaaaatgggtaggtattttaaattttcactaAATATTAATGTCATTTGTTCTGTTATTTCCTTGTATATATGTAATACCCgagtgttattatttttttgttcttatgtTTTATATGTGAAAATCTCATTTTGATTGTATTGCACCTGTTGAAGATCTAAGAAGCATTAAAATTGGCATCATTCTAACATCTATGGGTGCTTGCAGACTAATAAAATTCATTGATGACAAACAATAGGTTCATTAAGCCCTTCCTAATAGCAACATCATATGATACGTAATTGTAATAAGATATTGCAGCTCAAATTGAAGTGTAGATGAT
This region includes:
- the LOC114380951 gene encoding MADS-box protein SVP-like isoform X1, with the translated sequence MVREKIQIKKIDNATARQVTFSKRRRGLFKKAEELSVMCDADVALIIFSSTGKLFEYSSSSMKEILERHHLHSKNLARMEQPSLELQLVENSNCSRLSKEVAEKSHQLRQLRGEDLQGLNIEELQQLERSLETGLGRVIEKKGEKIMSEITDLQRKGMLLMEENERLKRHVAGIINGQRHGGAESENFVMDEGQSSESVTYVCNSTGPPQDFESSDTSLKLGLPYSG
- the LOC114380951 gene encoding MADS-box protein JOINTLESS-like isoform X2; protein product: MVREKIQIKKIDNATARQVTFSKRRRGLFKKAEELSVMCDADVALIIFSSTGKLFEYSSSSMKEILERHHLHSKNLARMEQPSLELQLVENSNCSRLSKEVAEKSHQLRQLRGEDLQGLNIEELQQLERSLETGLGRVIEKKGEKIMSEITDLQRKGMLLMEENERLKRHSSESVTYVCNSTGPPQDFESSDTSLKLGLPYSG
- the LOC114380969 gene encoding F-box/kelch-repeat protein At3g23880-like; this encodes MATAEDAPVLPEDLIVEILSWVEVKNLMRFRCVSKSWNSLIFNPTFIKLHLQRSSQNIHILLTFDQDSSNPYPYHDDNYISVVAAPCSIQRLLENPSSTIYNIVHFLEAQSTSSSSTIYFDVCYRFKHTYLFLGVCNGLVCLLDCLYEDEFEEYWVRFWNPATRAMSADSPHLRVHSSNYKLGDIAVKHAFGYDDSSDTYKVLAILFNVKSQDWELRVHCMGDDTGWRNVLTCSAFPILQQVYGQFVSGTLNWLALDNSSGSDHYQWETVTVDQLVIFSYDLKNETYSYLSMPDGLSEISLDEPYLGVLNGCLCLSHDHRRTNLVVWLMREFGAEKSWTQLLNVSYHHLQVLDFPPCPVVPLCKSENDDVLLLEDYGGGAEFVLVDKRDNSIDRMEGFNNGLSSFSAFVSHDYVQSLVLPYRN